A region of Candidatus Nezhaarchaeota archaeon DNA encodes the following proteins:
- a CDS encoding DUF131 domain-containing protein, giving the protein MVGVALIILSSIRIIGRGEGESAGVILIGPVPIVWGTSRKMLALAAMITALTLLAIAMLWIYSVVGS; this is encoded by the coding sequence ATGGTAGGAGTGGCACTCATAATCTTATCATCCATAAGAATAATTGGTAGAGGAGAGGGAGAGTCTGCTGGAGTAATCTTGATAGGGCCTGTACCGATAGTCTGGGGGACCTCGAGGAAAATGTTAGCCCTTGCAGCCATGATCACAGCCTTAACGTTACTTGCGATAGCCATGTTATGGATATACAGTGTGGTGGGCAGTTAA
- a CDS encoding PHP domain-containing protein → MKYLKLDLHTHPFEAMGFPSPSVDAVAKIVKQIKRMGLDGVAITEHEISLYGFKAAEIAKEYFPEVLIIPGVEIDVNGVGPITHRHVVELYLEGRVFRFQAHPYDERLEILRDCQGIEIRNYLHKKMDKELAEQLALNLNLIPLRNSDAHKLEDIGKYYNILSIEMLYERAKRAPSHLNSI, encoded by the coding sequence ATGAAATATCTAAAACTCGATCTTCACACTCACCCTTTTGAGGCTATGGGTTTTCCAAGCCCAAGTGTAGATGCCGTCGCCAAGATAGTTAAACAGATAAAAAGGATGGGGCTCGATGGAGTAGCCATCACTGAGCATGAAATCTCGCTCTATGGGTTTAAGGCTGCTGAGATAGCTAAAGAGTACTTCCCCGAGGTATTGATAATACCAGGCGTTGAGATTGATGTGAATGGAGTGGGACCCATAACACATAGACACGTAGTGGAGCTATACTTGGAGGGTAGAGTGTTTAGATTCCAAGCTCATCCATATGATGAGCGTCTCGAGATACTGAGGGATTGTCAAGGAATCGAAATTAGGAATTACCTTCATAAGAAGATGGACAAGGAGTTAGCTGAGCAGCTTGCCTTAAACCTAAATCTAATCCCACTGAGGAACTCTGATGCACATAAGCTGGAAGATATAGGCAAGTACTACAACATATTGAGCATTGAGATGCTTTACGAGAGAGCTAAGCGTGCACCTAGTCATCTTAATAGCATTTAA
- a CDS encoding DUF2099 family protein translates to MPRHLIMCCGARVEIMGSEVRVLDDPLTKQCPLMTLSLPDYKLIDREAVRRKIISRMERLGFASKDRAFITEPLVPFGASEILMSCLEEGIFDCAITVCEGAGTVISPNPKLVQMIGAFLTGIIETTPIPEIISVLKQHGGIVVDEDKALIDQAKGVEVAAQRGFKRIAVTVAGFKSLEIPRIRDLERASNVEVTIMSVCNTRAAERDVENLMLADLVWACNSRIVREKIAPHAIFQLGISIPVFALTNRGKKALLTHLMKMQNPIVAFRAKMPYLVPEKLPQ, encoded by the coding sequence GTGCCTAGACACTTGATAATGTGTTGTGGAGCACGCGTAGAGATCATGGGGTCGGAGGTAAGAGTTCTTGATGATCCTTTAACAAAGCAATGCCCGCTAATGACCCTTAGTTTACCTGATTACAAGCTCATAGATAGAGAGGCTGTAAGGAGAAAGATAATAAGTAGGATGGAGAGGTTAGGTTTCGCTTCTAAGGACAGAGCATTCATTACAGAACCATTAGTTCCGTTCGGAGCCTCGGAGATACTCATGTCGTGCTTAGAAGAGGGCATCTTTGACTGTGCCATAACGGTCTGTGAGGGTGCTGGTACAGTCATATCGCCAAACCCTAAGCTCGTTCAGATGATTGGTGCCTTCCTGACTGGAATTATTGAGACAACACCCATACCAGAAATAATCAGTGTGCTGAAGCAACATGGAGGGATTGTAGTAGATGAAGATAAAGCCTTGATAGACCAAGCCAAGGGTGTTGAGGTAGCAGCTCAAAGAGGCTTTAAGCGGATAGCCGTTACCGTGGCTGGTTTCAAAAGCTTAGAAATTCCTCGTATAAGGGATCTCGAACGTGCTTCGAATGTCGAGGTAACGATAATGAGCGTATGTAACACTCGCGCTGCGGAGCGTGATGTTGAGAACCTAATGTTAGCAGACCTCGTTTGGGCATGTAACTCCAGGATTGTGAGAGAAAAGATAGCTCCACATGCAATATTTCAGCTTGGCATATCGATACCAGTCTTCGCCTTAACTAATAGGGGCAAGAAGGCTCTTCTCACCCACTTAATGAAGATGCAAAATCCCATAGTCGCATTCAGAGCAAAAATGCCGTACCTCGTGCCTGAAAAGCTTCCTCAATAA
- a CDS encoding endonuclease III: MRRLEERLLTTMRMFYDDVATIVERFKNMNAFELLISTIISQNTSWKNVTRAMANLKEKGLLSIDGILRAEVGELEQALKVAGLYRVKAAKIKEIAKRLSCQGLNLDSILSLSYSDARAKLMELPAVGRKTADVLLAFKAGAPVIPIDTHISRVSKLLGLVNDDADYEEIRARLEAFVPQAERALFHLALIKFGREVCKAKRPQCHVCPLNDVCVYRASRL, encoded by the coding sequence ATGAGAAGGCTTGAAGAAAGGCTCCTTACGACTATGAGGATGTTTTACGATGACGTGGCTACAATAGTTGAGAGATTTAAGAACATGAATGCCTTTGAGCTCCTCATAAGCACAATAATTTCTCAGAACACTAGCTGGAAGAACGTTACAAGGGCTATGGCTAATCTGAAGGAGAAAGGGTTGCTGTCCATTGACGGCATCTTGAGAGCTGAAGTGGGAGAGCTGGAGCAAGCTTTGAAGGTTGCAGGACTTTACAGGGTTAAAGCCGCTAAGATTAAGGAGATAGCTAAGAGGCTTAGCTGTCAGGGGTTAAACTTAGATTCTATCCTATCGTTAAGTTATAGTGATGCTAGGGCTAAGCTCATGGAGCTTCCAGCTGTTGGACGTAAAACAGCTGACGTACTACTTGCATTCAAAGCTGGTGCTCCCGTAATACCAATTGATACCCACATTAGCAGGGTCTCTAAGCTACTGGGCCTTGTTAACGATGATGCTGACTATGAAGAGATAAGAGCTAGATTAGAAGCTTTCGTCCCCCAAGCCGAAAGAGCTCTATTCCACTTAGCCTTAATAAAATTTGGAAGAGAGGTTTGTAAGGCTAAGAGACCTCAGTGCCACGTGTGCCCCTTGAACGACGTCTGTGTTTATAGAGCCTCTAGGCTCTAG
- the hmgA gene encoding hydroxymethylglutaryl-CoA reductase (NADPH): MNIDDVVSKLINGEIKLYEVEKLVGDVNRAAEVRRTFLEKVVGVQLKNIGYFSMDLNVTAKRNIENPIGVGQIPMGVAGPLRVKGDYADGYYYIPLCTTEGALIASVNRGCSAITESGGARAKVIRDYMARAPLFITPSVEHAYKLVQWVKENIKEIEEVFNSVDPFVKLIDVQPWIVGRNVWLRFTANTFDAMGMNGVTLACDRVGKFIEERVKFARIVSLSGNLCVDKKPSAVNWLLGRGKTVIAEAIIKREITMDKLKTTPEDVVDVCIRKNLLGSGLAHAYGLNAHAANIVAAIFIATGQDCAQVVESSMAITTAEVTPEGDLYISITMPSLEIATVGGGTGLPTQREALAIMGCAGPGNPPGSNAKKFAEILASACLAGELSLLSALSAGHLAQAHARLGRAARA; the protein is encoded by the coding sequence TTGAACATTGATGATGTCGTAAGCAAGCTCATCAATGGGGAGATTAAGCTATACGAGGTCGAGAAGCTTGTTGGTGACGTCAATAGAGCTGCCGAAGTAAGAAGAACCTTTTTAGAGAAGGTTGTTGGGGTTCAACTTAAGAACATAGGCTATTTCTCAATGGATCTAAATGTGACAGCAAAGCGCAACATCGAAAACCCAATAGGTGTTGGACAAATACCCATGGGTGTGGCCGGCCCCCTCAGGGTTAAAGGCGATTATGCTGATGGCTATTACTACATTCCATTGTGCACGACTGAGGGCGCTTTAATAGCGAGTGTAAATAGAGGATGCTCAGCCATAACAGAGTCTGGTGGTGCGAGAGCAAAAGTGATAAGGGACTACATGGCGAGAGCACCTCTATTCATAACTCCAAGCGTGGAGCACGCCTACAAGTTAGTTCAGTGGGTCAAGGAGAACATAAAGGAGATAGAGGAGGTATTTAATAGCGTAGATCCATTCGTCAAGCTAATAGACGTACAGCCATGGATAGTTGGGAGGAACGTTTGGCTTCGCTTCACTGCCAACACATTTGACGCCATGGGCATGAACGGCGTGACCTTAGCGTGTGATAGAGTGGGCAAGTTCATTGAGGAGAGGGTTAAATTTGCTAGAATAGTTAGCTTGAGCGGAAACCTTTGTGTCGATAAGAAGCCTAGCGCAGTTAATTGGCTTTTAGGAAGAGGTAAGACTGTTATTGCGGAGGCCATCATAAAAAGGGAGATTACCATGGACAAACTCAAGACAACACCAGAAGATGTGGTGGATGTATGTATAAGGAAGAACTTGCTTGGGAGTGGTCTAGCCCACGCATATGGCCTTAACGCTCATGCAGCAAACATAGTTGCTGCAATCTTCATAGCCACAGGGCAGGATTGTGCTCAAGTAGTCGAATCGTCCATGGCGATAACAACAGCTGAAGTAACTCCAGAGGGCGACCTTTACATTTCAATTACAATGCCTTCACTTGAAATTGCTACTGTAGGAGGTGGAACTGGGCTTCCAACACAGAGGGAGGCTCTAGCTATAATGGGTTGTGCTGGACCAGGAAATCCTCCAGGATCAAATGCTAAGAAGTTTGCAGAGATACTTGCATCTGCATGCTTAGCTGGAGAGTTATCATTGCTCTCAGCTCTATCAGCCGGCCACTTAGCACAAGCACATGCAAGGCTCGGTAGAGCAGCTAGAGCCTAG
- a CDS encoding transcriptional regulator: MESNDLVMQPLSPSAYGVLWAALRSDKELADELRKVLEELRLSIERFSKVAGIPSSTLKKVLRAQGGITLSTLRRILSAISLVEGSPKTPFVAVIAALTTLSRVKMLSVKYQDTVIAVKGYGVSTIDEAIRAALRAQREGASVIVCAPIVAQFIKDLVSMPIVTVEVCDEDLERAIRIAAEKVTRSH, translated from the coding sequence GTGGAGAGTAATGACCTTGTAATGCAACCTCTGAGTCCAAGTGCTTATGGAGTACTGTGGGCAGCCTTAAGATCGGACAAAGAATTGGCTGACGAATTAAGGAAGGTGCTTGAAGAATTGAGATTGAGCATAGAGAGGTTCTCTAAAGTAGCTGGGATACCATCAAGCACATTAAAGAAGGTGCTAAGAGCGCAAGGGGGTATAACGCTATCAACTCTAAGAAGAATATTGAGTGCAATAAGCTTAGTGGAAGGTAGTCCAAAGACACCATTCGTAGCAGTAATAGCAGCTTTAACTACTCTTAGCAGGGTGAAGATGCTATCCGTGAAATACCAGGATACCGTAATCGCAGTCAAGGGTTATGGTGTTTCAACAATAGACGAAGCAATTAGAGCAGCATTAAGAGCTCAGAGAGAGGGAGCATCAGTAATAGTATGTGCACCAATAGTCGCTCAATTCATAAAGGATTTGGTGTCAATGCCGATAGTCACAGTCGAAGTATGTGACGAGGACTTAGAGCGAGCAATCAGAATAGCAGCGGAGAAGGTAACAAGAAGCCACTAA
- a CDS encoding aminotransferase class I/II-fold pyridoxal phosphate-dependent enzyme, with protein sequence MVKIQSNRVSSIAYPITDLVTYARELERKGMDVIYLNIGDPAKFGFDPPPGSAEALYEAVKRGYNYYGPPRGDPELIERIVANESKRYGVKVASENVYVYLGASEAFTHIFAVLLDAGDEALIPAAYYPSYPGWVRLYDAIPVTYNLVEEDDWRPDIDDMRRKVTHRTKFILFCNPNNPTGALYSEKSIKEILDLAAEHALIVIEDAMYRGYVFEGEFKSAATLTKETCVITICDASKTYSIPGWRLGWIYITDPLGKYEEELRANLNKLSSARLCPSVPLQRAALTFFDAPEEYFNRRIEELRRRRDYVYKRIKETYGLNTVKPRASFFIFPKIERKGDIRDDKDFVLKLLCEKGVLLVYGSAFGPAGLDHIREVFLPPIEVLEKAHDRIEEFMREHVKD encoded by the coding sequence GTGGTTAAGATACAATCAAATAGAGTTAGTTCGATTGCTTATCCAATTACTGACCTGGTTACCTACGCAAGGGAACTTGAGCGTAAAGGAATGGATGTTATTTACTTAAACATTGGTGACCCCGCAAAGTTTGGCTTCGACCCTCCACCAGGCTCAGCTGAAGCGCTCTATGAAGCTGTAAAGAGGGGATATAATTATTATGGCCCACCAAGAGGAGATCCGGAGCTCATAGAGAGGATAGTTGCAAATGAGAGTAAGCGTTATGGGGTGAAAGTAGCCTCCGAGAACGTGTATGTATACTTAGGGGCATCAGAAGCTTTCACTCATATATTCGCGGTGCTCCTCGATGCAGGTGATGAGGCACTAATCCCAGCGGCCTATTACCCATCATACCCTGGTTGGGTGAGATTATATGATGCTATACCAGTAACTTACAATCTCGTAGAGGAGGATGACTGGAGACCAGACATCGACGACATGAGGAGAAAGGTTACACATCGCACGAAATTCATCTTATTCTGCAATCCTAATAATCCAACCGGTGCACTTTACAGTGAAAAGAGCATAAAGGAGATACTAGACTTAGCCGCTGAGCACGCATTAATTGTGATAGAGGACGCGATGTATAGGGGTTACGTCTTTGAGGGAGAGTTCAAATCAGCTGCAACCTTAACTAAAGAAACATGCGTAATCACAATATGTGACGCCTCAAAAACATACTCAATACCAGGGTGGAGGCTCGGCTGGATCTACATCACTGATCCACTAGGTAAGTACGAAGAAGAGCTTCGAGCCAACTTAAATAAATTGTCGAGTGCTAGGCTGTGCCCAAGCGTGCCACTACAAAGAGCGGCATTGACCTTCTTTGATGCGCCGGAAGAATACTTCAACAGAAGAATTGAGGAGCTTCGTAGAAGAAGAGACTACGTCTACAAGCGGATCAAGGAGACCTATGGACTAAATACTGTTAAGCCTAGAGCCTCATTCTTCATCTTTCCAAAGATTGAGAGGAAGGGGGACATAAGGGATGACAAAGACTTCGTGTTAAAACTATTATGTGAGAAGGGAGTCCTCTTAGTGTATGGATCCGCATTTGGACCAGCAGGCTTAGATCACATTAGGGAGGTGTTTCTCCCACCAATAGAAGTCCTAGAGAAGGCGCATGATAGGATTGAGGAGTTCATGAGAGAGCACGTCAAGGATTAA
- a CDS encoding methanogenesis marker 16 metalloprotein — MTKTIDEINRKIERGEAVILTAEELCDMVRRGEHVDVDDVDVVTAATCGIMSGTMAIFSFRVSECGTFTKAAHVWMNGVPAYPGPCPNERLGILDVVVYSTSRSIEEPESYGGAALFCDLVEGKKAHVKVESVEGKLIESDIKLDEMGYAKMLTTRSAFKNYMAFVNPDEKPVKTIFSVGELKGPWRMATVSGCGELNPLEKDPLLRTVGVGSRVLINDVIGYVIGTGTRSTKDRPNLSICANMKGMNTEFMGQFITSAGPELYISIAIPIPILDHEMLQYAKRLDSEIPLPVANVNNRMVIGYSNYAYVWQKADLEVKYDSNLCKNCGVALCPVEEKCPTKAFIRKEHKVLRSKCFDCGACTWLCLTGAFRANLGNIIVDGRVVPIVLRQSSRRKARELASRLKMLVEEGAFLLKEPVDELMI, encoded by the coding sequence ATGACCAAGACAATAGATGAAATCAATAGAAAAATCGAGAGAGGCGAGGCTGTCATATTAACGGCTGAGGAGCTATGTGACATGGTTAGAAGAGGGGAGCATGTGGACGTCGACGATGTTGATGTAGTTACTGCAGCTACATGTGGAATTATGAGTGGGACAATGGCAATATTCTCGTTCAGGGTTTCGGAATGTGGCACCTTTACCAAAGCCGCACATGTGTGGATGAATGGTGTACCAGCTTATCCGGGACCATGCCCCAACGAGAGGCTCGGCATACTAGACGTCGTGGTCTACAGCACATCTCGCAGTATCGAGGAGCCTGAGAGTTATGGTGGAGCAGCCCTCTTCTGCGATTTGGTGGAGGGCAAGAAAGCGCATGTTAAGGTTGAGAGCGTTGAGGGGAAGCTCATAGAAAGCGATATAAAACTTGATGAGATGGGTTACGCTAAAATGCTCACTACTCGTAGTGCATTCAAGAACTACATGGCATTTGTAAATCCCGACGAGAAACCCGTAAAGACCATCTTCTCTGTTGGTGAACTTAAAGGTCCATGGAGAATGGCAACGGTTTCTGGGTGCGGAGAGCTTAACCCCCTTGAGAAGGACCCACTGCTCAGAACCGTAGGTGTTGGTAGTAGGGTCTTGATAAATGATGTTATAGGCTACGTAATCGGCACAGGAACTAGAAGTACAAAAGATAGACCGAATCTATCGATTTGTGCGAATATGAAGGGGATGAACACCGAGTTCATGGGCCAGTTCATAACGTCAGCTGGACCCGAACTGTACATTTCAATCGCTATACCTATACCAATACTTGACCATGAAATGCTTCAATACGCTAAGAGACTTGACTCAGAGATACCGCTACCAGTAGCTAACGTGAACAATAGAATGGTCATAGGCTATTCAAACTATGCTTATGTATGGCAAAAAGCCGATCTAGAAGTCAAGTACGACTCAAACTTGTGTAAGAACTGTGGAGTAGCCTTATGCCCAGTCGAGGAAAAGTGTCCGACGAAAGCATTTATCAGAAAAGAGCACAAGGTATTAAGGTCAAAGTGTTTTGATTGTGGGGCATGCACATGGCTATGCCTAACGGGCGCCTTTAGAGCGAATCTGGGTAACATAATTGTTGATGGTAGGGTTGTGCCCATAGTTCTACGACAGTCAAGCCGTAGGAAGGCTAGAGAGCTAGCCTCAAGACTAAAAATGCTTGTAGAGGAAGGTGCCTTCCTCCTTAAAGAGCCTGTAGATGAGCTGATGATTTAA
- a CDS encoding ABC transporter ATP-binding protein: protein MSSRNIILTVKNLKKVFKGSPDVIALEDISIDVYEGELLCIVGPSGCGKTTLLRILAGLEKPTSGEVLLRQKPIRGPGPDRVMVFQEYALFPWRTVLGNVTFGLELKGMPKDEAVKEAMKYIELVGLEGFESMYPHELSGGMRQRVALARALACDPEILLMDEPLSALDAQTRNYMQEELIEIWEKTRKTIIFVTHNVEEAVFLGDRIVVLTFRPAKVKDVVKVDLPRPRNRLSREFIELRARILEMLREEIEKAMRVKRWQASNP from the coding sequence TTGTCATCGCGTAACATCATTCTAACAGTTAAGAATTTAAAGAAAGTGTTCAAGGGATCACCCGACGTCATTGCCCTCGAGGACATAAGCATTGATGTGTACGAGGGAGAACTCCTATGCATAGTTGGTCCGAGTGGATGTGGTAAGACAACCTTGCTCAGGATCTTGGCTGGACTTGAAAAGCCAACAAGCGGAGAGGTCTTACTAAGACAGAAGCCAATTAGGGGACCTGGACCCGACAGAGTTATGGTATTTCAAGAGTATGCTCTTTTCCCTTGGAGGACCGTCTTGGGTAATGTGACTTTCGGCCTAGAGCTCAAGGGGATGCCTAAAGATGAAGCAGTAAAGGAGGCTATGAAGTACATAGAGCTGGTTGGCCTTGAAGGTTTTGAGAGCATGTATCCACATGAGCTCTCCGGCGGAATGAGACAGAGGGTAGCCCTTGCAAGGGCGCTGGCATGTGACCCCGAGATACTCTTGATGGATGAACCTCTAAGTGCGCTTGATGCTCAGACAAGAAACTATATGCAAGAGGAGCTCATAGAGATATGGGAGAAAACTCGAAAGACCATAATTTTCGTGACCCATAATGTTGAGGAAGCTGTATTCCTAGGAGACAGAATTGTTGTATTGACCTTCAGGCCGGCCAAAGTGAAGGATGTAGTGAAGGTTGACCTTCCGAGACCTAGAAACAGGCTCAGTCGAGAATTCATAGAGCTAAGGGCTAGAATATTAGAGATGCTCAGAGAAGAGATAGAGAAGGCTATGCGAGTGAAGAGGTGGCAAGCTTCAAACCCATAG
- a CDS encoding ABC transporter permease — MKLRRLITPIVSLSIFFCVWEIFYWLIINNPFLLAPPSKVLMTLIELVTVGKPPRFFMPLDILYSLFHYAIGFSLAIVVGFTVGLIAGWSKLANRLSYPIIELVRPIPPIAWIPIAILMLKLTHTAAGFIIFIGAVFPILLNTRHGVASVEVKYLEAAMTLGAIKSLTLIRKVVIQAALPSILTGIRIGSGIAWMCVVAAELFGVAPYGLGYQIEIARFYHSPDIIIAYMLMIGILGLLLDRMYGAIENRVLAWRAGLVIA; from the coding sequence TTGAAACTAAGGAGGTTAATCACTCCAATAGTATCCCTCTCAATATTTTTTTGTGTGTGGGAGATCTTTTACTGGTTGATAATAAATAACCCCTTCTTACTTGCTCCCCCCTCAAAAGTCCTCATGACCCTAATCGAGTTAGTGACTGTCGGGAAGCCACCTCGCTTTTTTATGCCTCTCGACATCTTGTATAGCTTGTTCCACTACGCCATAGGCTTTAGCTTGGCCATCGTTGTTGGTTTCACTGTTGGGTTAATTGCTGGGTGGTCTAAGCTCGCTAACCGGCTATCATACCCAATAATTGAACTGGTAAGACCAATTCCTCCAATAGCTTGGATACCAATAGCAATACTGATGCTTAAGTTGACGCACACAGCTGCAGGCTTCATAATATTTATTGGAGCTGTATTTCCAATACTCCTAAACACGAGGCATGGAGTTGCCTCTGTTGAGGTTAAGTACTTAGAAGCAGCCATGACTCTTGGGGCAATAAAGAGCTTAACATTAATAAGGAAGGTCGTCATCCAGGCTGCACTACCATCAATTCTAACCGGTATAAGAATAGGCTCAGGAATAGCTTGGATGTGTGTTGTGGCTGCTGAACTCTTTGGAGTAGCCCCTTACGGTTTAGGATATCAGATAGAAATCGCTAGGTTCTACCACTCCCCCGACATAATTATAGCCTACATGCTTATGATAGGGATTTTAGGCCTGCTACTGGACAGAATGTATGGGGCGATAGAGAACAGAGTCTTAGCTTGGAGGGCTGGCCTTGTCATCGCGTAA
- a CDS encoding ABC transporter substrate-binding protein — translation MKRSKWILLATILIIVAAISVTIALVPWAQAAQVRISYQPSWHHVAFFIMAEKGWLQKVLGDRINVTLREFPSGPPQMEAMVAGELDVVYVGAAPPLSVIAKGFKAKMVAVANTEGSSLVVRPDFRYEGPASLIGRSVSVYPPGSIQDTLLKYWLLKNNISIDKVRIINQRGPAEQLESLRAGALDAILTPDPAPYIAVLEGYGKIAITSRHMWPQHPCCVVLMTEEFIRKHRDLAVKLIALHIIASEYAMDPKNRDEVKQILIKWLGIRREVAEMFPGSTNLMSDPRNLNWLEGLDYMCEVHYQLGLTKTAEGRPVRLKAGDIVDSSLYEEALKIVPQIKAILGLG, via the coding sequence ATGAAGAGGAGTAAGTGGATTCTCTTAGCTACAATCTTGATAATCGTTGCAGCCATCAGTGTAACCATTGCATTGGTGCCGTGGGCTCAAGCAGCTCAGGTACGCATAAGCTACCAACCAAGCTGGCATCACGTCGCCTTCTTCATAATGGCTGAGAAGGGATGGCTCCAAAAGGTATTGGGGGACCGCATCAACGTTACTCTACGTGAATTCCCATCAGGCCCTCCGCAGATGGAGGCCATGGTTGCGGGTGAGCTGGATGTAGTTTATGTCGGTGCAGCCCCTCCACTATCAGTAATAGCGAAGGGCTTCAAAGCGAAGATGGTAGCGGTTGCAAACACTGAGGGCTCATCACTTGTAGTAAGACCTGACTTCAGGTATGAAGGACCCGCCTCACTCATAGGCAGAAGCGTTAGTGTCTACCCTCCAGGCTCAATACAAGACACCTTACTGAAGTACTGGCTGCTCAAGAACAACATATCCATCGACAAAGTGAGAATAATCAATCAACGTGGACCAGCTGAGCAGTTAGAGTCTCTTAGAGCTGGAGCCTTGGATGCTATATTAACTCCTGACCCTGCACCGTACATAGCTGTCCTCGAAGGTTATGGTAAGATAGCCATCACCTCACGCCATATGTGGCCTCAACACCCATGCTGCGTAGTCCTAATGACTGAAGAATTCATAAGGAAGCATAGAGACTTGGCAGTGAAACTTATTGCCCTACATATCATAGCGAGCGAGTATGCTATGGACCCCAAGAACAGGGATGAAGTTAAACAGATACTAATCAAATGGCTGGGCATACGAAGAGAGGTAGCAGAGATGTTCCCAGGCTCAACGAACCTAATGTCCGATCCCAGGAACCTTAATTGGCTCGAGGGACTGGACTACATGTGTGAAGTGCACTATCAACTCGGGCTAACTAAGACCGCTGAAGGACGGCCGGTGAGGTTGAAAGCTGGTGACATAGTTGATAGCTCACTTTATGAAGAAGCATTAAAAATTGTACCCCAGATAAAGGCTATATTGGGGCTAGGCTGA
- a CDS encoding radical SAM protein encodes MNRENLGIVKRIEELRFKGIGSKYPHWLSCHPCFNPQAHFEFSRIHLPVAPKCNIQCGYCKRGIDKCEYRPGVTCTIMRPEEAAKLVDSVLAKDEKLRVVAVAGPGEPLFNDETFETFKLINERHPELIKCIATNGLLLEDKISDLKNLGIRAVTVTINALDPEIASKIYEYIIINEKLIRGLEATKILIDKQLKGLKEAVDAGLIVKVNTVLIPGLNEKEVIKVAKKAAELGAFIQNIIPLIPLHSFKNHRPPTCEELRIIRNEASKYIRQFRLCKQCRADSYGVPGLEKRRVSEDEMPYLTFHA; translated from the coding sequence ATGAATCGAGAAAATCTTGGGATCGTGAAAAGGATTGAGGAGCTAAGATTTAAGGGCATTGGTAGCAAATACCCTCACTGGCTTTCATGTCACCCCTGCTTCAATCCTCAAGCTCACTTCGAGTTCTCGCGTATTCATCTTCCAGTAGCACCCAAATGTAACATTCAATGTGGCTACTGTAAGAGAGGCATAGATAAGTGTGAATACAGACCAGGAGTCACATGCACCATAATGAGACCTGAAGAAGCAGCTAAACTTGTAGACAGCGTGCTTGCGAAAGATGAGAAGCTGCGAGTCGTTGCTGTAGCTGGACCAGGAGAACCATTATTTAATGATGAGACATTTGAAACCTTCAAGTTAATAAATGAGAGACACCCAGAGCTCATAAAATGCATCGCTACAAATGGTCTTCTACTTGAAGATAAGATTTCAGACCTCAAGAACTTAGGAATAAGAGCTGTGACAGTCACTATTAACGCTTTAGACCCTGAAATAGCATCTAAGATCTACGAGTACATCATAATAAATGAAAAGCTAATAAGAGGCCTAGAAGCCACCAAGATACTAATAGATAAGCAGCTTAAGGGCCTCAAAGAAGCTGTGGACGCAGGCCTCATTGTTAAGGTAAACACGGTTCTAATACCTGGACTAAACGAGAAGGAGGTCATAAAAGTAGCCAAGAAGGCAGCTGAGTTAGGTGCCTTTATACAAAACATAATTCCACTAATACCACTCCACTCCTTCAAGAACCATAGGCCACCAACATGTGAAGAGCTAAGAATCATAAGAAATGAAGCGAGCAAATACATAAGACAATTTAGGTTATGTAAGCAGTGTAGAGCAGACTCTTATGGAGTTCCAGGGCTAGAGAAAAGAAGAGTAAGCGAGGATGAGATGCCATACTTAACATTTCACGCGTAG